A region of Desulfurellaceae bacterium DNA encodes the following proteins:
- the acs gene encoding acetate--CoA ligase has translation MAEHESGEPIYDIPAAVKGQAAIDPDTYQQMYQRSVQDPEGFWAEQADTFVSWFKKWDRVLEWDFHTAQTKWFLGGKLNVSYNCLDRHVEAGAGQQTALIWQGNDASESRQLSYAELLDQVCRFANALKALGVTKGDRVCIYMQMIPELAVAMLACTRIGAVHSIVFGAFSPDSLRDRIQDSSCKVLITQDTGLRGAKNDIPMKANADAAVADCPSIEKVVVVQRTGHAVAMQTGRDVWWHELVAEQPKDCPPEHMDAEDPLFILYTSGSTGKPKGVLHTTGGYLVYASITHKYVFDYRPGDTYWCTADIGWVTGHSYIVYGPLSNRATTMMFEGVPNYPDFGRFWQIVEQHKVNIFYTAPTALRALMKEGDSWPAQYDLSSLRILGTVGEPIKSPEWHWYYRIIGQERCPIVDTWWQTETGGILITPLPGATRTKPGSATRPFFGAQPCLVDEQGNELEGNDVSGNLCLKFPWPGIMRTVYGDHERFHQTYFAMYPGKYFTGDGCRRDADGYYWITGRVDDVINVSGHRLGTAEVEGALGKHPAVAEAAVVGMPHELKGQGIYAFVTLKTGQQVSPDMTKELIATVRREIGPHASPDKLQFAEGLPKTRSGKIMRRILRKIGEGALDQLGDTSTLADPSVVDQLVAGRQ, from the coding sequence ATGGCAGAACACGAGAGCGGCGAACCCATCTATGATATTCCGGCCGCAGTCAAAGGCCAGGCTGCCATCGACCCGGACACCTACCAGCAGATGTACCAACGCTCGGTACAAGACCCGGAAGGGTTCTGGGCCGAGCAGGCCGACACCTTTGTCAGCTGGTTCAAAAAATGGGACCGCGTCCTGGAGTGGGATTTCCATACGGCCCAGACCAAGTGGTTTCTGGGCGGCAAGCTGAACGTCTCCTACAACTGCCTTGACCGGCACGTCGAAGCCGGGGCCGGCCAACAAACGGCCCTGATCTGGCAGGGCAACGACGCCTCGGAATCGCGTCAGCTGAGCTATGCCGAGCTGCTCGACCAGGTGTGCCGCTTCGCCAACGCTCTGAAAGCCCTGGGGGTCACCAAGGGCGACCGCGTCTGCATCTATATGCAGATGATCCCCGAGCTGGCCGTCGCCATGCTGGCCTGTACCCGTATCGGTGCGGTGCATTCCATCGTGTTTGGTGCCTTCTCGCCGGATTCCCTGCGGGATCGGATCCAGGACTCGAGCTGCAAGGTCCTGATCACCCAGGATACCGGCTTACGCGGGGCCAAAAACGATATCCCGATGAAGGCCAACGCCGACGCGGCGGTGGCCGACTGTCCCTCGATTGAAAAAGTCGTGGTCGTGCAACGAACCGGCCATGCGGTGGCCATGCAGACCGGCCGCGACGTGTGGTGGCACGAACTGGTTGCCGAGCAGCCTAAGGACTGTCCGCCCGAACACATGGACGCCGAGGATCCGCTGTTCATCCTGTATACCTCCGGTTCGACCGGTAAACCCAAGGGCGTGCTGCACACCACCGGGGGCTACCTGGTCTACGCCTCGATCACGCATAAGTATGTGTTTGATTATCGCCCCGGCGACACCTACTGGTGTACCGCGGATATCGGCTGGGTCACCGGCCACAGCTATATCGTCTACGGACCGCTCAGCAACCGGGCCACGACGATGATGTTTGAGGGGGTGCCCAATTACCCGGATTTTGGCCGCTTTTGGCAGATCGTGGAGCAGCACAAGGTCAATATCTTTTACACCGCGCCGACCGCCCTGCGGGCGCTGATGAAAGAGGGTGACAGTTGGCCGGCACAATATGACCTGTCCAGTCTGCGTATCCTGGGCACGGTCGGCGAACCGATTAAAAGCCCGGAGTGGCACTGGTATTACCGAATAATCGGCCAGGAGCGCTGCCCGATTGTCGATACCTGGTGGCAGACCGAAACCGGCGGCATTCTGATTACGCCCCTGCCCGGAGCAACCAGGACCAAGCCCGGCTCGGCCACCCGGCCGTTTTTTGGCGCCCAGCCGTGTCTCGTCGATGAGCAGGGCAATGAGCTTGAGGGCAACGACGTGTCCGGCAACCTGTGTCTCAAGTTTCCCTGGCCGGGCATCATGCGGACCGTGTACGGCGACCACGAGCGTTTTCACCAGACGTATTTCGCCATGTATCCGGGCAAGTATTTCACCGGCGACGGCTGCCGCCGGGACGCCGACGGCTACTACTGGATTACCGGCCGGGTGGATGATGTGATCAACGTCTCCGGCCACCGCCTGGGGACGGCCGAGGTCGAAGGCGCGCTGGGCAAACATCCGGCGGTGGCCGAGGCTGCGGTAGTAGGCATGCCCCACGAACTGAAAGGCCAGGGCATCTACGCCTTTGTGACGCTCAAGACCGGCCAGCAGGTTTCCCCGGACATGACCAAAGAACTGATTGCCACTGTCCGCCGCGAGATCGGCCCGCACGCCAGCCCGGACAAGCTCCAGTTTGCCGAGGGTTTGCCCAAGACGCGCAGCGGCAAGATCATGCGCCGCATTCTGCGCAAGATCGGCGAGGGGGCGCTCGACCAGCTGGGGGATACCTCGACCCTGGCCGATCCGTCGGTGGTCGATCAGCTGGTGGCGGGCAGACAGTAG
- a CDS encoding ABC transporter permease, whose translation MFTPVVRACGRRSLETLREMGRMGLFLSTALGLVFVPPLRLTPLLRRLYFIGARSLVLIIFTGAFTGMVIALQGYIALRRFGGEAALGPMVGLALILELGPVLSSLMITARAGSALTAELGIMRITEQIDALEVMAIHPVQYLVVPILLASLIAFPILSSIFTVVGIYGGYVVGVQLLGVSVGSYFSQMASAVTSHDVWTGIYKSFSFGAIVAWVCCFKGFYAARGAEGVSLATTQAVVMCSVFILVWDYLLGSLLF comes from the coding sequence ATGTTCACCCCCGTCGTGCGTGCCTGCGGGCGTCGGTCACTTGAAACGCTGCGCGAAATGGGCCGCATGGGTCTCTTCCTGAGTACCGCCCTGGGCCTTGTGTTCGTCCCCCCGCTGCGCCTCACGCCCCTGCTGCGGCGTCTGTACTTCATTGGCGCCCGCTCGCTGGTGCTGATTATCTTCACCGGCGCCTTCACCGGCATGGTCATCGCGCTGCAGGGCTATATCGCGCTGCGCCGCTTTGGCGGCGAGGCGGCGCTCGGCCCGATGGTCGGCCTGGCGCTCATCCTTGAGCTGGGGCCGGTCCTGTCATCGCTGATGATTACCGCTCGTGCCGGCTCGGCCCTGACCGCCGAGTTGGGCATCATGCGTATTACCGAGCAGATTGACGCCCTGGAGGTGATGGCCATTCACCCCGTCCAATACCTGGTCGTGCCTATCCTGTTGGCCTCGCTGATCGCCTTTCCCATCCTGAGCAGCATCTTTACCGTGGTCGGCATCTACGGCGGCTATGTGGTCGGCGTCCAGCTGCTGGGGGTCAGCGTGGGCAGCTATTTCTCGCAGATGGCCAGCGCCGTGACCTCGCACGACGTGTGGACCGGCATATATAAATCATTCTCATTCGGCGCTATTGTGGCCTGGGTGTGTTGTTTCAAAGGTTTTTATGCCGCGCGCGGGGCGGAGGGGGTGAGTCTGGCCACGACCCAGGCCGTGGTGATGTGCTCGGTGTTCATCCTGGTCTGGGACTATCTCCTCGGCTCACTGCTGTTCTAA
- a CDS encoding ATP-binding cassette domain-containing protein — protein sequence MIRIHDLHKSFGSQHVLRGINLEIPTGTIYVVVGSSGTGKSCLLKHIIGLLRPDRGQVWVDDIEVSALRGRALNRMRDRFSMLFQGGALFDSLSVYDNVAFPLREKTRLSEAAISDKVHQRLAQVGLSGVDAKFPSELSGGMLKRAALARALATDPEIMLFDEPTTGLDPIRVSTIHQLILDLHRLLNFTAVVVSHEIPEVFSLATHIAML from the coding sequence ATGATTCGGATTCACGACCTGCACAAATCCTTCGGTTCCCAGCACGTGTTGCGGGGAATCAATCTGGAGATCCCGACCGGGACGATTTATGTCGTCGTGGGCAGCAGCGGGACGGGCAAGAGCTGCCTGCTCAAGCACATTATCGGCCTGCTGCGACCGGATCGTGGACAGGTGTGGGTTGACGATATCGAGGTCAGCGCCCTGCGCGGCCGGGCGCTCAACCGGATGCGGGACCGTTTTAGTATGCTGTTCCAGGGCGGCGCTCTGTTTGACTCGCTGTCGGTGTACGACAATGTGGCGTTTCCGCTGCGTGAAAAAACCCGCCTGTCAGAAGCGGCGATTAGCGACAAAGTGCATCAGCGGCTGGCCCAGGTCGGTCTGTCGGGCGTGGATGCCAAATTCCCGTCCGAGCTGTCGGGCGGCATGCTCAAGCGGGCCGCACTGGCCCGGGCGCTGGCGACTGACCCCGAGATCATGCTGTTCGACGAGCCGACCACCGGTCTTGACCCCATTCGGGTGAGCACGATCCATCAGCTCATTCTTGACTTGCACCGCCTGCTCAACTTTACTGCGGTCGTGGTCAGCCATGAAATCCCGGAGGTCTTTTCACTGGCCACACATATCGCTATGCTGCA
- the mlaD gene encoding outer membrane lipid asymmetry maintenance protein MlaD translates to MKLDSELVVGWLVVLALGGLVYLSLQFGQVSFAGTQHYRLTAEFSDAGGLQSGARVEVAGVEIGRVESVTLTDSLTQARATLSIQPDIRLPQDSRAAIKTAGLIGERFIDIEVGPAAETISPGGRIRHTESATDILDTVGQVLFGNLNAPEQTDGAAANDAFDLGLD, encoded by the coding sequence ATGAAACTGGACTCAGAACTTGTGGTCGGTTGGCTGGTCGTACTGGCGCTGGGCGGCTTGGTCTATCTGTCTCTACAGTTCGGCCAGGTCAGCTTTGCCGGCACCCAGCACTACCGCCTCACGGCCGAGTTCTCCGATGCCGGCGGCCTGCAGAGCGGAGCCCGGGTCGAGGTAGCTGGGGTGGAAATCGGGCGGGTTGAGTCTGTGACCCTGACCGACAGCCTGACACAAGCTCGGGCAACACTGAGTATCCAGCCCGACATTCGGCTCCCCCAGGACAGCCGGGCGGCGATTAAAACGGCCGGTCTGATCGGCGAGCGCTTTATTGACATTGAGGTTGGGCCAGCAGCCGAAACCATCAGCCCCGGCGGTCGGATTCGGCACACCGAGTCTGCCACCGACATCCTTGACACCGTCGGCCAGGTCTTGTTTGGCAACCTCAACGCGCCCGAGCAGACCGACGGTGCTGCGGCAAACGACGCGTTCGATCTCGGTCTTGATTAG
- a CDS encoding VacJ family lipoprotein, producing the protein MSVVFITAMLLIGLLSTGSAPVCAQVQNSAQDSYEAGGPDLRTPDDPWESFNQPMFSFNLKLDEYVLRPVATGYAEVVPEPGQHGIDRFFKNLGVLPRVVNSVLQGKIDGAGREIGRFAVNTILGGIGFFDVADSLFGWRPSEEDFGQTLGHYGISSGPYLVLPFYGPSTVRDTFGFAVDSAMNPMNYLLAALDIFAIQSGQTVGNAVNTRSLNLELFEQVELVSVDLYGAVQDGYLQRRANAVKE; encoded by the coding sequence GTGTCTGTCGTATTCATCACCGCTATGCTCCTCATCGGTCTTTTGAGTACGGGCTCCGCTCCGGTCTGTGCCCAGGTCCAGAATTCTGCCCAAGACTCCTATGAAGCCGGGGGGCCAGACCTGCGGACGCCGGACGACCCGTGGGAATCGTTCAACCAGCCCATGTTCAGCTTCAACCTCAAGCTCGATGAATATGTGTTGCGACCGGTGGCGACCGGCTACGCCGAAGTGGTTCCTGAGCCCGGCCAGCACGGCATTGACCGGTTCTTCAAAAATCTGGGCGTGCTGCCCCGGGTCGTGAACAGCGTGCTCCAGGGAAAAATTGACGGGGCTGGACGCGAAATCGGTCGCTTTGCCGTGAATACCATCCTGGGTGGCATCGGCTTTTTTGATGTTGCCGACAGTCTGTTCGGCTGGCGGCCGAGCGAGGAAGACTTCGGCCAGACCCTGGGCCACTACGGCATTTCGTCCGGCCCGTATCTGGTCCTGCCCTTCTACGGTCCCTCAACGGTTCGCGACACCTTTGGTTTTGCCGTTGACAGCGCGATGAATCCGATGAACTATCTGTTGGCAGCCTTAGACATATTTGCCATTCAGAGCGGCCAGACGGTCGGCAATGCCGTCAATACCCGCTCGCTCAACCTGGAACTCTTTGAACAGGTTGAACTGGTCTCGGTTGACCTGTATGGGGCGGTTCAGGACGGCTACTTGCAGCGGCGAGCCAACGCCGTCAAGGAGTAG
- a CDS encoding ABC transporter substrate-binding protein: MRRTLVKSIGIGLLGLVFPGLATATDSPLAVIRTTMYEIVAILQDPAYQEPDQSQVRIQKVREVALPQFDSREIAKRTLGVHWRDRTEEQRQEFIRLFTDLIEKTYSSTLDRYREDTEIFFDREHIDGSYAEVDCRILAPSLKKTFSLSYRLHLVEGRWLIYDVVIENVSMVRNYRTQFNRIINKSSYENLVQSIESKLKQLAASPS; the protein is encoded by the coding sequence GTGAGGAGAACACTGGTCAAGAGTATCGGCATTGGACTGCTGGGGCTGGTCTTTCCCGGCCTGGCCACAGCCACAGACTCGCCCCTCGCGGTCATACGAACGACGATGTACGAGATCGTCGCCATTCTCCAGGATCCAGCCTATCAGGAGCCGGACCAGAGCCAGGTCCGCATCCAAAAAGTCCGCGAGGTTGCCCTCCCCCAGTTTGACTCTCGGGAAATTGCCAAACGCACCCTAGGGGTGCACTGGCGAGATCGGACAGAGGAACAGCGACAGGAATTCATCAGACTTTTTACGGACTTAATAGAAAAGACGTATAGCAGTACCTTAGACCGTTACCGCGAGGATACCGAAATTTTCTTTGACCGTGAGCATATCGACGGCAGCTATGCCGAGGTTGATTGTCGGATTCTGGCCCCCTCGTTGAAAAAAACCTTCTCGCTGAGCTACCGTCTGCACCTGGTCGAAGGACGCTGGTTGATCTACGACGTGGTGATTGAAAACGTCAGTATGGTCCGCAACTACCGGACTCAGTTCAACCGGATCATCAACAAATCGTCGTATGAAAACCTGGTGCAGAGCATCGAGAGCAAGCTGAAACAGCTCGCCGCCTCGCCCTCATAG